The Candidatus Hydrogenedens sp. genome includes the window ATATACAGTTTTGAGTAAGGTATTTTTTATGTTTGTATTTAAAATATTCTCTCGTTTAATGGTTCTTTGGGTTATCCTTGCGGGAGTAATAGGTTATTTTTATCCACCTGCATTGACTATTTTTAAGCCATATAAAGACTGGTTTTTCATGTTTACAATGGCAGGGATTGGGGTTGTGCTAAGTATTGAGGATTTCATTCCCATAGTAAAGCGTCCTTACTGGGTATTGTTAGGAACAATGGCTCAATTTATAATTATGCCGTTATTGGGCTTTTTGCTTGCCAAAGGACTACAACTACCCCCCAATTTAGCAATTGGTGTAATTCTGGTTGGTTCTACGCCGGGAGCAATGGCATCCAATGTAATTTCCTACATGGCAGGGGCAGATGTGGCATACTCAATTGCATTGACAAGCACAAGCACTTTACTTTCTCCTGTACTCACACCCCTATGCACTTATATTTTCGGGAGTGTATATATTTCCGTGCCATTCTGGGATATGTTTATGAGCATTATAAAAATGGTAATTCTCCCGCTTATGATAGGTTTTGGAATTCGTTATTTGCTAAAAGAACGAATTAATCGCATTGTAGATATATTCCCTGCCATATCGTCTCTATGTATCGCATTTATTTGCGGATTGGTTGTAGCATTAAACGCAGACACATTCAAAGAAGTCTCTTTGTTAATTTTTTCCGCAGTAGTGCTACACAATTTTTTAGGGTTAGTTTTAGGATATGGTGCTGGGGTATTATATCGTTTTGATGAAAAACGAAGACGGACATTATCAATCGAAGTAGGTATGCAAAACGCAGGTTTAGGGACAATATTAGCATTGAACCATTTTTCTGCTGAAAGTGCCTTACCCAATGCACTATTCGCAACATGGTGCATCATTACAGCATCCGTATTAGCCGAACTATGGCAATGGAAAAATAGAAAAAGCCAACAAATTAACAATGAAAGTTAGATAACTTCTCTGGTATATATAGGATAGATTTTAAAATATTCTTTGATAGTTAGTAATATGATAAACATAATAATTAGATTAGTATGAACACAACAGAAAGACTAAATACAGCAAAAAAAGTAATCTTAGAATAGGTACAGAAAAGAGGATTAAAAGTAGAAGAATTGCTTTTATTCGGAAGTCGGGCAAAAAATAACTTACAAAGGATAGCGACTGGGATTTTTTTGTATTATTGATAGAGACATTGATATTCATCAAAAAAAGATATTATTAGGTTTATCTGTAGAAAATTATCTGATTATAAAATGCCTACGGATATGGTCATTCAATCACAATTAGAAGTTGACGGTCTAAAAAATAATACGGGCTACCTGACATATTATATTCTGGAAGAAGGAATAAAAAATATACATGAAGAGACTGTCTTAAATTAAGTTTCTCTATGGTAGAATACTAAAGGTCTAAAATTCTTAGGGAGAATTAAGTATGAAAAACATTATTTTATTAACGCTTCTTTTTATTTTCTGGGCTCTATTTTGTCAGGCACAACCGACAAATTATCCGGATTGCTACGATGAGGTCTGGAACACACCCGGTCGGAATTCATCCGATTCAATGCCTATTGGTAACGGGGATATAGGTGCCAATGTATGGACAGAAGAAAATGGTGATATTGTAGCATTAATTAGCAAAACGGATGCCTGGGATGATAATGGTCAGCTATTAAAATTGGCTCGGGTTCGTTTTCAAATCACACCATCGTTAACAGGGACAAATGCAAATTTCTCGCAACATTTACACCTTCAACATGGCACTATTGAGATACAAGGGAACAACGGAAAAACAATGGCTGTATTCCGTGTAGATGCCAATAGACCTGTGGCTGTTTTTAATGTAGAGAGCCAAAAGAATGTGGATTTAAAGGTAATATTAGAAGTATGGCGAACAAAACCTCGTAACTATACAGAGGACGAAGTAAATCAGAGTAGTTTAATCCAAAAAACCGATGAGGGGGTTATATACCCGGATGTAGTGTTAGATAATCCACCTTTCCCAGGATTGGCAGTATATCATCAAAATAATCATTCCATTTGGGGCTACTCAATGGACTTACAGGGATTTGGCGAATACAAAAATAAATTTACTGACCCACTCCTAAATCGAATTTTCGGTTGTGCCATTTGGTCCAGCAATTTAAAAAAGGTGGATACATTTACATTAGAAGGCAAAGGCAGGAATAATTACACGGTGTATATTTTGGGAAAGACCATACACCCATCAACCCCTGATGATTGGGTAAAGTCCATAGCGAAAGAATATAAGGACATCTCGAATATTGCAGAAGAAAAAGCATTTGAACAGCATAAAGACTGGTGGCGAAACTTCTGGCAAAGGAGTTGGATTGTCGCAAGTGGCGATAAAGATGCAGAGTGGATTAGCAAGGTATATGTATTACAACGCTGGATTACTGCATGCGGTAGTCGAGGCACATATCCCGTAAAATTTAACGGCTCTATATTCACAGTAGAATGGCGTGAAGGTGATGAACTTAAATCCGACCCGGACTATCGGCGTTGGGGTGGTGGTTATTGGTGGCAAAATACACGATTGCCTTACTGGCCGCTGTTATCTTCCGGTGATTTTGACTTAATGAAACCCGTATTTGACTTATACATAAGTGTAATACCAATCAGCAAACTACGGAGCAAAGTCTATTGGAATTGTGAAGGTATTTATATGCCAGAAACCATATACCCCTGGGGCTTGCTACGCAACCGTGATTATGGATTTGACCGAACAGGGTTGAAAGTAGGCGAAATCACCAATCCATATATCCGCTGGATTTGGGCAAGTGGTCTGGAATTAACTTTAATGATGCTGGATTACTATGACTTTACAAAGGATGATGTATTTCTGAAAGAAATCCTACTCCCTTATGCCCGTGAGATAATCCGATTTTTTGAGACCCGTTTTACAAAAGATGAACAAGGAATGTTAGTTATCCATCCTGCACAAGCAGTGGAAACCTATCAGGAAGGTGTAACAAACGATACGCCTACCGTTTCTGGCTTACATGCTGTCTTACCACGATTGATAGCATTAAACTCCGTAGAAATTTCAACCGATGAAAAATCCCGATGGGAACAATTATTAAAATCTATTGTGCCTGTACCGATTAAAGATGGACGAATTCAGCCAGCATGTATATTTAATCCCAAACGCGGAAATGTAGAGAATCCAGAGTTATATGCAGTTTTCCCGTATCGTATCTTTGCTATCGGCAAACCTAATATAGAAATAGCCGTTGAAAGTTTCCAAAAACGGCATGCA containing:
- a CDS encoding bile acid:sodium symporter family protein; the encoded protein is MFVFKIFSRLMVLWVILAGVIGYFYPPALTIFKPYKDWFFMFTMAGIGVVLSIEDFIPIVKRPYWVLLGTMAQFIIMPLLGFLLAKGLQLPPNLAIGVILVGSTPGAMASNVISYMAGADVAYSIALTSTSTLLSPVLTPLCTYIFGSVYISVPFWDMFMSIIKMVILPLMIGFGIRYLLKERINRIVDIFPAISSLCIAFICGLVVALNADTFKEVSLLIFSAVVLHNFLGLVLGYGAGVLYRFDEKRRRTLSIEVGMQNAGLGTILALNHFSAESALPNALFATWCIITASVLAELWQWKNRKSQQINNES
- a CDS encoding DUF5703 domain-containing protein — protein: MKNIILLTLLFIFWALFCQAQPTNYPDCYDEVWNTPGRNSSDSMPIGNGDIGANVWTEENGDIVALISKTDAWDDNGQLLKLARVRFQITPSLTGTNANFSQHLHLQHGTIEIQGNNGKTMAVFRVDANRPVAVFNVESQKNVDLKVILEVWRTKPRNYTEDEVNQSSLIQKTDEGVIYPDVVLDNPPFPGLAVYHQNNHSIWGYSMDLQGFGEYKNKFTDPLLNRIFGCAIWSSNLKKVDTFTLEGKGRNNYTVYILGKTIHPSTPDDWVKSIAKEYKDISNIAEEKAFEQHKDWWRNFWQRSWIVASGDKDAEWISKVYVLQRWITACGSRGTYPVKFNGSIFTVEWREGDELKSDPDYRRWGGGYWWQNTRLPYWPLLSSGDFDLMKPVFDLYISVIPISKLRSKVYWNCEGIYMPETIYPWGLLRNRDYGFDRTGLKVGEITNPYIRWIWASGLELTLMMLDYYDFTKDDVFLKEILLPYAREIIRFFETRFTKDEQGMLVIHPAQAVETYQEGVTNDTPTVSGLHAVLPRLIALNSVEISTDEKSRWEQLLKSIVPVPIKDGRIQPACIFNPKRGNVENPELYAVFPYRIFAIGKPNIEIAVESFQKRHAKDFHGWQQDAIQAGFLGLTDEAKKMLIANSYRKHNGSRFPAFWGPNYDWIPDQCHGGNLMTTLQSMLLQWDGDKIYLFPAWDKTWDVEFKLHAPYNTQVHVIFKAGKIQTLQVTPQERSKDIIICLN